The window TGATGCAATCCACGAGGGTTTCCGTATCTGGCCGCGGCTCAAGCGTTTCCTTAGACAGCTTGAGCGTTAAGCCTGAGAATTCGCGTTCGCCCAGGATACGATAGACCGGCTCGCGGGCGACGCGGCGCCGAACTGCGTCCCGGATGCGCGCGATGTCGGCGCCGCTTACCGGATGGCGGCCGCGCGTCATCAGTTCGGCAGGAGACAGGCCGAGCAGTCCCGAAACGAGACGACGGGCATCAAGCGCCGCGCCTTCGATGCCGGCGGTCTTCAACCGGTCGCGGCTTTCGGCAAGCAGGCTGTCCAACGTCTCGCCCATCGCCGCTCAGTTCTGCTTCTCGCCGAGGAGCGCGAGCTGGCTTGCGTGGTAGTCCGCCAGAAGCGCGTCCACCACCTCGTCGATCTCGCCTTCCATCATCCGGTCGAGCTTGTAGAGCGTCAGGTTGATGCGGTGATCGGTCACCCGGCCCTGCGGAAAGTTGTAGGTGCGAATGCGCTCCGAGCGGTCGCCGGAGCCGACCTGGTTCTTGCGATCGGTGGAGCGCTCGTTTTCGGCGCGCTGGCGTTCCATGTCGTAAAGCCGCGAACGCAGCACCTGCATCGCCTTGGCTCGGTTCTGGTGCTGCGACTTCTCCGAACTCGTAACCACGATGCCGGTCGGCAGATGCGTGACGCGGACGGCCGAGTCCGTCGTATTGACGTGCTGGCCGCCGGCGCCTGATGAGCGCATCGTGTCGATGCGGATATGCTCCGGCCGGATCTCTATGTCGATCTCCTCGGCCTCTGGAAGCACCGCCACGGTTGCCGCCGACGTGTGAATGCGGCCGCTCGCCTCCGTCTCCGGCACGCGCTGCACCCGATGGACGCCTGATTCGAATTTCAGCCGCGAGAAAACACCGCGCCCCGAGACGGTCGCGATGATTTCCTTGTAGCCGCCGGCTTCGCCATCACTTGCCGAAAGCACCTCCACGCGCCAGCCTTTGCTCGCGGCGTACCGCTCGTACATGCGGAAGAGATCGCCAGCAAAGAGTGCCGCTTCCGAGCCGCCGGTGCCGGCGCGGATCTCGAGAATCGCGCTTTTCTCATCTGCCGCATCCTTCGGAAGCAACAGTATATGGATTTCCTGCTCGAGCGCTTCGATCGTTTCCTCGAGCTCCGGGCGCTCCATCTCCGCAAGATCGCGCATGTCCTTGTCCGTTGACCGGTCGTCAAGCAAAGCATCGATGTCGGCAAGCTCGTCCTCGGCCTTGTGATAGGCGCGGATCTTCGTCACCACGGGCTCTAGTTCGGAATATTCCGACGCGAGCTTCACATAGACGTCGGCCGAGGGCCCGGCGGACATGCGAGCCTCGATTTCGCCGAATCGTCGTTCGAGTTCGCGCATCTTTTCAAGGGGAAGCTTTGCCACTGTCACTCCAAATGCGCTCGCCCGCCCGGGACCCCGTCCGGACGAGCACAAGACGCTGTCATTCAATCTATACCGGTATGCCGTTTTCGGCAGCGAAATCGACGAGGATCTGGCGGATCGACGTCTCGGATTTCACGTCGTCCAGCTGCGCATCGAGCACTTCGGCCAGCTTTGCCGCATCGAGCGCGAGCAACATTGCCTTCACCGGACCCACGGCCGTCGGCGACATAGACACCGAGCGGAAGCCGAGGCCGAGCAGGGCCATGGCCGAGAGCGGTTTGCTTGCCATCTCGCCGCAGAGCGTCACCGGCGTCTCGTTGCGCTCGCCCGCGCGCACGATGTCGCGAAGGATCCTCAGGAACGGCCGGCCGAGCGCGTCGAAGCGGTCGGAGACCCGGGCATTGCCGCGATCCACCGCCATGGCGAACTGGAAGAGATCGTTGGATCCGACCGAGACGAAATCCACTTCGGCCATCAGCTCGTCGAGCTGCCACAGCAGCGCCGGCACTTCGAGCATCGCCCCGAACTGCAGCTTGCGCGGCAATTGTTCTCCGAGCTTCGACTCCCTTTCGATTTCCTTCTGCAGAAGCTGGCGCGCCGCCTTGAGCTCCGCAACCTCCGTCACCATCGGCAACATCAGCTTGAGTTCGCCGCCGGCGGAGGCCCGCAGCATCGCCCGGAACTGGGTACGCAGCAGCCCCGGCCGATCGAGCGAAAGCCGGATGGCACGCCAACCGAGCGCAGGGTTTTCCTCTTCCGCCGCGCGGAAATAGGGAACCACCTTGTCGCCGCCGATATCGAGCGTACGGAAGGTCACCGGTTTGCCGCCTGTCTGCTTCAGAACATCGCAGTAGAAAGCCTCCTGCTCCTCTGCCTTCGGCATGGTGGAGGCGATCATGAACTGGAGTTCAGTCCGGAAAAGGCCGATCCCTTCTGCGCCGGCCTCGTTCAGATGCGGCAAATCCACCAGCAGACCGGCATTCATCATCAGTGTAATGCGCTTGCCGTCCTTCGTCAGCGGCTCGACGTCCTTGAGTGCCCGGAACTGCGCCTGCCGGCGAGCACGGAAGCGCACCTTTTCCTCGTAGGAACGCTGCAAGTCCGCGACCGGGCGCAAATGGACCTTGGCATCATCGCCATCAACGATGATCGCGTCGCGATTTTCGGCAAGCGCCACGGCGCCTGCCGCCTGTCCGACGACCGGAATGCCCATCGCGCGCGCGACGATCACCACATGGCTCGTGACCGCTCCCTCCTCCAGCACCAGCCCGCGCACGTTCTCACGCGGGTAGTCGAGCAGTTCGGCGGCGCCCATGGCGCGCGCCACGATAATCGCATCATTCGGAAAATCCGCCGCCGATAACTTGGCGCCATAGCCCGAAAGCTGGCGCAGAAGCCGATTGGCAAGATCGTCGAAATCGTGCATGCGCTCGCGCAGGTAAGGATCTGTCAGGCGGATCATCCGCGCCTTGGTCTCGCTCTGCACCCGCTCGACCGCGGCCTCCGCCGTCAGGCCGTTACGGATCGCTTCCTCGAGCTTCCTCACCCAGCCGCGGTCATGGGCGAACATCCGGTAGGTCTCGAGCACGGCCCGGTGCTCGCCCTCCATCGACACCTCGCGCCTCGAAAGCATGTCGTCGATCGAGATCCGCAGCGAGCCGAGCGCTTCCGCCAGGCGCTGCAGCTCGTGTTCCGTATCCTCGTTGAGCAGGTTGGTGACGACGATCCTCGGCTCGTGCAGAACCACGTAGCCTAAACCGATCCCCTCCCCATAGCTGTTGCCTTCGATCGCAACGGGGCGGGAAAGGTCGAGCTCCAGTCCAGGCTTTGTAATCTTTTTGAGCTCGCCGGTCGCAACCATCTCGGCCAGCACCATAGCTGTCGTCTCGAGCGCCTCGACCTCGTCCTCGCGGTAGTTGCGCTGCGCCTTGTTCTGCACGACGAGGACGCCGAGCGCGCGCCCGGTGCGCAGGATCGGCACGCCGAGGAAGGAGTGGTAGATCTCCTCTCCGGTCTCCGGCAGATAGGTGAAGGCGGGATGCGATTGCGCATCGGAGAGATTGAGCGGGCGCGCCGAGGCGGCAATCGTTCCGACGAGGCCTTGGCCCATCTTCAACTGCGCCAGGTGTACGGCGGTCTTGTTCAGTCCCTCGGTCGCGTAGAGCTCCAGCACTCCGTCTGAGCGCAGCACGTAGACGGAGCACACTTCCGCGACCATGTTCTGCGCTATCTGGCGCACGATCCGGTCAAGGCGCTCCTGCGGCTCGAGCGGTTCCGCCATGAGCTCGCGCAACCGCTTGAGGAGAACGCGCGGACCCGCGGAAAGGTCTCTCATCGCGTGGGGTCTCCCGACAAAGAATAAATGTCGGCATAAGACGGGCTGTCGCGACCGCCAACAGCCGCGAATCCCAAATCGAATGCCTGCTGTTTAACTCTTATCCAGACCGTAGACGGAATGCAAAGTGCGAACGGCCAATTCGGCATAAGGTCCGTCGATCAGGATGGAAATCTTGATTTCAGAGGTGGTGATCGCCTTGATGTTGATGCCCTTCTCGGCGAGCGCCCGGAAGGCCGAGGCGGCGACACCCGCATGGCTGCGCATGCCGATGCCGATGACGGAGACCTTGACGAGACCGGATTCCGACTGAACCACGTCGTAGCCGATCGTCTCCTTGCTTTCGGAAAGCACCTTCAGCGCCTTGTTGACGTCGCCGGACGGCACCGTGAAGGTCATGTCCGTCTTGGAGCCGTCTTCCGAAATGTTCTGAACGATCATGTCGACATTGATATGCGCTTCCGCGAGCGGCCCGAAGATCGCGGCGGAGACACCCGGCCGGTCGGCCAGGCGGCGCAGCGAGATCTGGGCTTCATCCTTGGCATAGGCAATGCCGGTTACGACTTCCTGTTCCACGATCTCATCCTCATCACAAATCAGCGTTCCGGGCGGGTTCAGAAGGTCACCCATGCCCGGCGCATCGGGATCCTCGAAAGACGAGCGCACGAAAGTGCGCACCTTGTGCACCATCGCGAGCTCGACGGAGCGCACCTGCAGCACCTTGGCGCCGAGGGACGCCATTTCCAGCATTTCTTCGAAGGCGATCTTCTTCAGTCGCCGCGCCTTCGGCTCGACGCGGGGATCGGTCGTATAGACGCCGTCGACATCGGTGTAGATGTCGCATCGGTCGGCCTTGACGGCAGCCGCGATCGCGACGGCGGACGTGTCGGAACCACCGCGGCCGAGCGTAGCCAAGCGATTGTCGGGGCCGAGCCCTTGGAAACCGGCAACGACCGCCACCTGCCCCTCACCCATGCGGCGGATGATGTCGGAGCCGTCGATATCGAGAATGCGGGCGGCACCATGGGCGTTGTCCGTGCGGATCGGGATCTGCCAACCCTGCCAGGACCGGGCATTCACGCCCTTGGACTGCAGCGCAATGGCGAGCAGGCCCGAGGTCACCTGTTCACCGGAGGCGACGACCGCATCATATTCGCGCGCATCGTAGAACGGGGCGTTGGAGCCGGCGACCTTCGGCATGTTGTCGACCCAGCCAACGAGTTCGTTGGTCTTGCCGGACATGGCCGAAACGACGACTGCAACCTCGTGGCCGGCATCGACTTCGCGTTTTACATGGCGGGCGACATTGTGGATGCGGTCCAAATCTGCGACGGAAGTCCCGCCGAATTTCATCACGATGCGTGCCATTTCGCCTCTACCGTACCAACAGGTTTTCCGCGCGAGCGCGCGACAGGAAATCGCCCCCGCCGGCACCTGGCAATCGAAGAGCTTTAAAGAGACGTCTCAGACATCGGCCAGTCACCGCCTCGGGGAGCGGAAGTCGCGGCGTCTCTTAGCGGATCAGGGGGCGGCGCGCAATGGCCGTCAGGCCAGAGGCCGCGCGATGAAGCCGGCGACGTGCCGGATGAGCATCGCCTCGACCGTTCCACTCGTTATCGCTCACGCCCTTCTCTAGCCGTCGCGCGATCTCCTCCGCCCGGAGCGGCGGTTCGTCGTGAGAGAGGAAGAGCCGGCCCAATGGCGACGGGGTCGAGCAACAACGTCTACGGCCCAGCCGATCCTCGTTTTGTATTCGCAAACCGATCTCCTTATAAAACCGATTGTAAAAGTGCACTAGATTTGGCATGTTGAGAAATATCGAAGAACGCCGAAAACGACGAGAGGAAAGTGGGATGCGCAAGGTCATCATGTGGGACATGGTCAGCGTCGACGGCTTCTTCGAGGCTCCCGGCCACGACATCGGCTGGTTCGTCTTCGAGGACGAGCTTGCCGCCTATATCGGAGAGACGCAGCTTGAAGCCGGCACGCTTCTCTTCGGCCGCGTCACCTATGAACTGATGGCCGCCTACTGGCCCTCGGCCGAGGGAGAGATCGCCACTTTCATGAACAACGTCGAGAAGTTCGTCTTTTCCAGAACTCTCCAAAGCGCCGATTGGAACAACACGACGCTCGTTTCCGGCGATGCCGTCGCCGAGGTCGAGCAACTGAAACAGCGCGACGGCGGCACGATCTTTATCTACGGCAGCGCCGATTTCGCGGCGACGCTGACAGCCAAGGGCTTGGTCGACGAATACCGCCTCGGCATCAATCCGGTGCTGCTCGGCGAAGGAACGCCCCTCTTCCAGAATATTCCCGAACGCACGAAACTGGTGCTCACTCATGTCCGGCCGCTGAAGTCCGGCGTCGTTATCCTGCACTACCTGCCCGCGCGGGACTGAGGAACGCCGCTTCAGGACCTTGACATCGTCCGCCGATCGTCCGACTTCACAAATTGCAGCGCAGTGCGGCCTTCAGGACGCACAGAGGACGCTGTAAGTCTTTGAAACTGCGCATCGTGCTTTCCGAAAATAGGTTCCGATTTTCGGAAAGCACGATGCGCAACTGGACCAGGCGAGGAAGCTGCGATGAGCGAGACGGCACGCACGACGATCGATCAGAGCGAGGTAGACCGCTTTTCGGCGATGGCAGCCGAATGGTGGGATCCGACCGGCAAGTTCCGTCCACTGCACAAGTTCAACCCTGTGCGCCTGGCCTATATCCGGGACAAGGCCTGCGAGCATTTCGGCCGTGATGCAAAGAGCCCGCAGCCGCTGAAGGGCTTGCGCCTGCTCGATATCGGCTGCGGCGGCGGACTTCTCTCCGAGCCGATGGCGCGCATGGGGGCCAACGTGCTTGGAGCTGATGCTTCGGAAAAGAATATCGGCATCGCGAGGACGCATGCGGCGGGGAGCGGTGTCGACGTCGATTACCGCGCTGTAACGGCCGAAGCGCTCGCCGAGGCTGGCGAGAGCTTCGATATCGTCCTCAACATGGAAGTGGTCGAGCATGTCGCGGATGTCGATTTCTTCGTGACGACATGCGCCCATATGATCCGGCCGGGCGGGCTTATGTTCATTGCCACCATCAACCGGACACTGAAGGCCGCCGCCCTCGCCATCTTCGCCGCTGAAAACGTGTTGCGCTGGCTGCCGCGCGGCACGCATCAGTACGAGAAGCTCGTGCGGCCGGAGGAACTGGAAAAGCCGATTGAGGCGAGCGGAATGCAGGTCACCGACCGCACCGGCGTGTTCTTCAGCCCGTTTTCCAACCAGTGGAGCCTGTCGCGGGACATGGACATCAACTACATGATCGTCGCCAAACGGCCGATTTGAATAGTTGGGTCGCCTCAGTTCGAATCGTCGGGGAGCATCGGCAGTGGCGCGATCTCGATGCCCTCTTCCAGGAGTGCGATCGCCTCTTCCGTGGACGCCTTGCCGACCAGGCCGCGCTGCTCGGCTTCGCCATAATAGATCTTGCGCGCCTCTTCAGGGAAGCGCTCGCCGACATCTTCCGCGTTCTCGCGGATCAATTTCACCATCTCTCTAACTTTGGTGATCGTCTCCTTCTGCGCCTTGTCCATGACCAGCGCCTGCCGCGCCTCTTTCTTGCGAGCAGTCGAAACGGAGGGCGCCATCAGCTGCTTGGTGACGGAGGCGGAGCTGCAGGTGGGACAGGTGATCAGATGGGCTTCGGCCTGCCGTGCAAAGTCGTCGCTCGAGGAGAACCAGCCTTCGAAGGCATGGCCGTTATCACAGGTGAGATTGTAGCGGATCAAGCTGCAACGCCTCCTTTCCCGGCAGGGACCACTTCTTCCAGCACGAAATCGCGGGCGTTCTTGAGATTGGGGATACGCGCCCGCGCCTTGTGCGCCGCGGCGATGTCGATCTCGGCAATGATGACCGCCTCGCCGCTCGGACCGGCCTCGGCCAGCACCCGGCCCCAGGGGTCGACGATCATCGAATGACCGAAGGTCTGTCGTCCATCCTCATGGTCTCCGCCCTGCGCGGCGGCGATGACGAACAACCCGTTCTCGATGGCCCGGGCGCGCAACAGGATTTCCCAATGCGCTTCCCCCGTCTGGCGTGTGAAAGCTGCGGGCACCGACATGATCTCGGCTCCGGCAACGGCCTGGCAGCGGAAGAGTTCCGGAAAGCGGACATCGTAGCAGATGGCAAACCCGAGCTTACAGAAAGGAAGATCGGCGATGCGGGCCGTGGAACCGGGCCGATAGACGGCGCTTTCGCGCCAGCTCTCGCCATGCTCCAGATCCACGTCGAACATGTGGATCTTGTCGTAGTCACAGATCATTTTTCCATCGGGTCCGAAGAGAAAACCGCGATTGGCGACCTTGCCGTCCTCAAGGCCGATCGGCGTCGAGCCGACGTGGAGATAAATACCGAGTTCGCCGGCAAGCCGCGCCGCCTCTTGGACGATCAGGTCGCCGGTCTCGTCCCTCAACACGGAACGAAGCCCTGCCCGGTCGCGCTGAATGGCACCGGTCATCTCGGGGGTTTGTATGTAAGTCGCACCTTGCAACGCCGCCTCGCGCACGAGGCGCGCCATCGTCTGCGCATTGCTTGCGGGATCGATGCCGGAACACATCTGGATGGCAGCAGCCTTGAACATTTTACTCTTTCTCCGGAAGAGCCGGATCGCGTCGAGTCGACCCGAGCAATCTCTCCAACTCTCTCCCTCCCGCGCGAGCCGGCGCGCAAAGCTCGCCGCAACAGCCGCGCG is drawn from Sinorhizobium sojae CCBAU 05684 and contains these coding sequences:
- the prfA gene encoding peptide chain release factor 1, which gives rise to MAKLPLEKMRELERRFGEIEARMSAGPSADVYVKLASEYSELEPVVTKIRAYHKAEDELADIDALLDDRSTDKDMRDLAEMERPELEETIEALEQEIHILLLPKDAADEKSAILEIRAGTGGSEAALFAGDLFRMYERYAASKGWRVEVLSASDGEAGGYKEIIATVSGRGVFSRLKFESGVHRVQRVPETEASGRIHTSAATVAVLPEAEEIDIEIRPEHIRIDTMRSSGAGGQHVNTTDSAVRVTHLPTGIVVTSSEKSQHQNRAKAMQVLRSRLYDMERQRAENERSTDRKNQVGSGDRSERIRTYNFPQGRVTDHRINLTLYKLDRMMEGEIDEVVDALLADYHASQLALLGEKQN
- the ptsP gene encoding phosphoenolpyruvate--protein phosphotransferase is translated as MRDLSAGPRVLLKRLRELMAEPLEPQERLDRIVRQIAQNMVAEVCSVYVLRSDGVLELYATEGLNKTAVHLAQLKMGQGLVGTIAASARPLNLSDAQSHPAFTYLPETGEEIYHSFLGVPILRTGRALGVLVVQNKAQRNYREDEVEALETTAMVLAEMVATGELKKITKPGLELDLSRPVAIEGNSYGEGIGLGYVVLHEPRIVVTNLLNEDTEHELQRLAEALGSLRISIDDMLSRREVSMEGEHRAVLETYRMFAHDRGWVRKLEEAIRNGLTAEAAVERVQSETKARMIRLTDPYLRERMHDFDDLANRLLRQLSGYGAKLSAADFPNDAIIVARAMGAAELLDYPRENVRGLVLEEGAVTSHVVIVARAMGIPVVGQAAGAVALAENRDAIIVDGDDAKVHLRPVADLQRSYEEKVRFRARRQAQFRALKDVEPLTKDGKRITLMMNAGLLVDLPHLNEAGAEGIGLFRTELQFMIASTMPKAEEQEAFYCDVLKQTGGKPVTFRTLDIGGDKVVPYFRAAEEENPALGWRAIRLSLDRPGLLRTQFRAMLRASAGGELKLMLPMVTEVAELKAARQLLQKEIERESKLGEQLPRKLQFGAMLEVPALLWQLDELMAEVDFVSVGSNDLFQFAMAVDRGNARVSDRFDALGRPFLRILRDIVRAGERNETPVTLCGEMASKPLSAMALLGLGFRSVSMSPTAVGPVKAMLLALDAAKLAEVLDAQLDDVKSETSIRQILVDFAAENGIPV
- a CDS encoding aspartate kinase, with protein sequence MARIVMKFGGTSVADLDRIHNVARHVKREVDAGHEVAVVVSAMSGKTNELVGWVDNMPKVAGSNAPFYDAREYDAVVASGEQVTSGLLAIALQSKGVNARSWQGWQIPIRTDNAHGAARILDIDGSDIIRRMGEGQVAVVAGFQGLGPDNRLATLGRGGSDTSAVAIAAAVKADRCDIYTDVDGVYTTDPRVEPKARRLKKIAFEEMLEMASLGAKVLQVRSVELAMVHKVRTFVRSSFEDPDAPGMGDLLNPPGTLICDEDEIVEQEVVTGIAYAKDEAQISLRRLADRPGVSAAIFGPLAEAHINVDMIVQNISEDGSKTDMTFTVPSGDVNKALKVLSESKETIGYDVVQSESGLVKVSVIGIGMRSHAGVAASAFRALAEKGINIKAITTSEIKISILIDGPYAELAVRTLHSVYGLDKS
- a CDS encoding dihydrofolate reductase family protein translates to MRKVIMWDMVSVDGFFEAPGHDIGWFVFEDELAAYIGETQLEAGTLLFGRVTYELMAAYWPSAEGEIATFMNNVEKFVFSRTLQSADWNNTTLVSGDAVAEVEQLKQRDGGTIFIYGSADFAATLTAKGLVDEYRLGINPVLLGEGTPLFQNIPERTKLVLTHVRPLKSGVVILHYLPARD
- the ubiG gene encoding bifunctional 2-polyprenyl-6-hydroxyphenol methylase/3-demethylubiquinol 3-O-methyltransferase UbiG, translated to MSETARTTIDQSEVDRFSAMAAEWWDPTGKFRPLHKFNPVRLAYIRDKACEHFGRDAKSPQPLKGLRLLDIGCGGGLLSEPMARMGANVLGADASEKNIGIARTHAAGSGVDVDYRAVTAEALAEAGESFDIVLNMEVVEHVADVDFFVTTCAHMIRPGGLMFIATINRTLKAAALAIFAAENVLRWLPRGTHQYEKLVRPEELEKPIEASGMQVTDRTGVFFSPFSNQWSLSRDMDINYMIVAKRPI
- a CDS encoding DUF1178 family protein; the protein is MIRYNLTCDNGHAFEGWFSSSDDFARQAEAHLITCPTCSSASVTKQLMAPSVSTARKKEARQALVMDKAQKETITKVREMVKLIRENAEDVGERFPEEARKIYYGEAEQRGLVGKASTEEAIALLEEGIEIAPLPMLPDDSN
- a CDS encoding carbon-nitrogen hydrolase family protein, translating into MFKAAAIQMCSGIDPASNAQTMARLVREAALQGATYIQTPEMTGAIQRDRAGLRSVLRDETGDLIVQEAARLAGELGIYLHVGSTPIGLEDGKVANRGFLFGPDGKMICDYDKIHMFDVDLEHGESWRESAVYRPGSTARIADLPFCKLGFAICYDVRFPELFRCQAVAGAEIMSVPAAFTRQTGEAHWEILLRARAIENGLFVIAAAQGGDHEDGRQTFGHSMIVDPWGRVLAEAGPSGEAVIIAEIDIAAAHKARARIPNLKNARDFVLEEVVPAGKGGVAA